The Symphalangus syndactylus isolate Jambi chromosome 8, NHGRI_mSymSyn1-v2.1_pri, whole genome shotgun sequence genome includes a window with the following:
- the METTL3 gene encoding N6-adenosine-methyltransferase catalytic subunit isoform X1 — MSDTWSSIQAHKKQLDSLRERLQRRRKQDSGHLVETGFHHVGQAGLELLTSSDPPILASQSAGITGVSPSALPEWKYLNLRNPEAALSPTFRSDSPVPTAPTSGGPKPSTASAVPELATDPELEKKLLHHLSDLALTLPTDAVSICLAISTPDAPATQDGVESLLQKFAAQELIEVKRGLLQDDAHPTLVTYADHSKLSAMMGAVAEKKGPGEVAGTVTGQKRRAEQDSTTVAAFASSLVSCLNSSASEPSKEPAKKSRKHAASDVDLEIESLLNQQSTKEQQSKKVSQEILELLNTTTAKEQSIVEKFRSRGRAQVQEFCDYGTKEECMKASDADRPCRKLHFRRIINKHTDESLGDCSFLNTCFHMDTCKYVHYEIDACMDSEAPGSKDHTPSQELALTQSVGGDSSADRLFPPQWICCDIRYLDVSILGKFAVVMADPPWDIHMELPYGTLTDDEMRRLNIPVLQDDGFLFLWVTGRAMELGRECLNLWGYERVDEIIWVKTNQLQRIIRTGRTGHWLNHGKEHCLVGVKGNPQGFNQGLDCDVIVAEVRSTSHKPDEIYGMIERLSPGTRKIELFGRPHNVQPNWITLGNQLDGIHLLDPDVVARFKQRYPDGIISKPKNL; from the exons ATGTCGGACACGTGGAGCTCTATCCAGGCCCACAAGAAGCAGCTGGACTCTCTGCGGGAGAGGCTGCAGCGGAGGCGGAAGCAGGACTCGGGGCACTTGG tagagacggggtttcaccatgttggccaggctggtctcgaactcctcacctcaagtgatccacccatcttggcctcccaaagtgctgggattacaggcgtgagccccagtGCCTTACCAGAATGGAAATATTTaa ATCTACGGAATCCAGAGGCAGCATTGTCTCCAACCTTCCGTAGTGACAGCCCAGTGCCTACTGCACCCACCTCTGGTGGCCCTAAGCCCAGCACAGCTTCAGCAGTTCCTGAATTAGCTACAGATCCTGAGTTAGAGAAGAAGTTGCTACACCACCTCTCTGATCTGGCCTTAACATTGCCCACTGATGCTGTGTCCATCTGTCTTGCCATCTCCACG CCAGATGCTCCTGCCACTCAAGATGGGGTAGAAAGCCTCCTGCAGAAATTTGCAGCTCAGGAGTTGATTGAGGTAAAGCGAGGTCTCCTACAAGATGATGCACATCCTACTCTTGTGACCTATGCTGACCATTCCAAGCTCTCTGCCATGATGGGTGCTGTGGCAGAAAAGAAGGGCCCTGGGGAGGTAGCAGGGACTGTCACAGGGCAGAAGCGGCGTGCAGAACAGGACTCAACTACAGTAGCTGCCTTTGCCAGTTCGTTAGTCTCTTGTCTGAACTCTTCAGCATCGGAACCATCAAAGGAGCCAGCCAAGAAATCAAGGAAACATGCTGCCTCAGATGTTGATCTGGAGATAGAGAGCCTTCTGAACCAACAGTCCACTAAggaacaacagagcaagaag GTCAGTCAGGAGATCCTAGAGCTATTAAATACTACAACAGCCAAGGAACAATCCATTGTTGAAAAATTTCGCTCTCGAGGTCGGGCCCAAGTGCAAGAATTCTGTGACTATGGAACCAAGGAGGAGTGCATGAAAGCCAGTGATGCTGATCGACCCTGTCGCAAGCTGCACTTCAG acgAATTATCAATAAACACACTGATGAGTCTTTAGGTGACTGCTCTTTCCTTAATACATGTTTCCACATGGATACCTGCAAATATGTTCACTATGAAATTGACGCTTGCATGGATTCTGAGGCCCCTGGCAGCAAAGACCACACGCCAAGCCAGGAGCTTGCTCTTACACAGAGTGTCGGAGGTGATTCCAGTGCAGACCGACTCTTCCCACCTCAG TGGATCTGTTGTGATATCCGCTACCTGGACGTCAGTATCTTGGGCAAGTTTGCAGTTGTGATGGCTGACCCACCCTGGGATATTCACATGGAACTGCCCTATGGGACCCTGACAGATGATGAGATGCGCAGGCTCAACATACCCGTACTACAGGATGATGGCTTTCTCTTCCTCTGGGTCACAGGCAG GGCCATGGAGTTGGGGAGAGAATGTCTAAACCTCTGGGG GTATGAACGGGTAGATGAAATTATTTGGGTGAAGACAAATCAACTGCAACGCATCATTCGGACAGGCCGTACAGGTCACTGGTTGAACCATGGGAAGGAACACTGCTTG GTTGGTGTCAAAGGAAATCCCCAAGGCTTCAACCAGGGTCTGGATTGTGATGTGATCGTGGCTGAG GTTCGTTCCACCAGTCATAAACCAGATGAAATCTATGGCATGATCGAAAGACTATCTCCTGGCACTCGCAAGATTGAGTTATTTGGACGACCACACAACGTGCAACCCAACTG GATCACCCTTGGAAACCAACTGGATGGGATCCACCTACTAGACCCAGATGTGGTTGCACGGTTCAAGCAAAGGTACCCAGATGGTATCATCTCTAAACCTAAGAATTTATAG
- the METTL3 gene encoding N6-adenosine-methyltransferase catalytic subunit isoform X2: MSDTWSSIQAHKKQLDSLRERLQRRRKQDSGHLVETGFHHVGQAGLELLTSSDPPILASQSAGITGVSPSALPEWKYLNLRNPEAALSPTFRSDSPVPTAPTSGGPKPSTASAVPELATDPELEKKLLHHLSDLALTLPTDAVSICLAISTPDAPATQDGVESLLQKFAAQELIEVKRGLLQDDAHPTLVTYADHSKLSAMMGAVAEKKGPGEVAGTVTGQKRRAEQDSTTVAAFASSLVSCLNSSASEPSKEPAKKSRKHAASDVDLEIESLLNQQSTKEQQSKKVSQEILELLNTTTAKEQSIVEKFRSRGRAQVQEFCDYGTKEECMKASDADRPCRKLHFRRIINKHTDESLGDCSFLNTCFHMDTCKYVHYEIDACMDSEAPGSKDHTPSQELALTQSVGGDSSADRLFPPQWICCDIRYLDVSILGKFAVVMADPPWDIHMELPYGTLTDDEMRRLNIPVLQDDGFLFLWVTGRYERVDEIIWVKTNQLQRIIRTGRTGHWLNHGKEHCLVGVKGNPQGFNQGLDCDVIVAEVRSTSHKPDEIYGMIERLSPGTRKIELFGRPHNVQPNWITLGNQLDGIHLLDPDVVARFKQRYPDGIISKPKNL, from the exons ATGTCGGACACGTGGAGCTCTATCCAGGCCCACAAGAAGCAGCTGGACTCTCTGCGGGAGAGGCTGCAGCGGAGGCGGAAGCAGGACTCGGGGCACTTGG tagagacggggtttcaccatgttggccaggctggtctcgaactcctcacctcaagtgatccacccatcttggcctcccaaagtgctgggattacaggcgtgagccccagtGCCTTACCAGAATGGAAATATTTaa ATCTACGGAATCCAGAGGCAGCATTGTCTCCAACCTTCCGTAGTGACAGCCCAGTGCCTACTGCACCCACCTCTGGTGGCCCTAAGCCCAGCACAGCTTCAGCAGTTCCTGAATTAGCTACAGATCCTGAGTTAGAGAAGAAGTTGCTACACCACCTCTCTGATCTGGCCTTAACATTGCCCACTGATGCTGTGTCCATCTGTCTTGCCATCTCCACG CCAGATGCTCCTGCCACTCAAGATGGGGTAGAAAGCCTCCTGCAGAAATTTGCAGCTCAGGAGTTGATTGAGGTAAAGCGAGGTCTCCTACAAGATGATGCACATCCTACTCTTGTGACCTATGCTGACCATTCCAAGCTCTCTGCCATGATGGGTGCTGTGGCAGAAAAGAAGGGCCCTGGGGAGGTAGCAGGGACTGTCACAGGGCAGAAGCGGCGTGCAGAACAGGACTCAACTACAGTAGCTGCCTTTGCCAGTTCGTTAGTCTCTTGTCTGAACTCTTCAGCATCGGAACCATCAAAGGAGCCAGCCAAGAAATCAAGGAAACATGCTGCCTCAGATGTTGATCTGGAGATAGAGAGCCTTCTGAACCAACAGTCCACTAAggaacaacagagcaagaag GTCAGTCAGGAGATCCTAGAGCTATTAAATACTACAACAGCCAAGGAACAATCCATTGTTGAAAAATTTCGCTCTCGAGGTCGGGCCCAAGTGCAAGAATTCTGTGACTATGGAACCAAGGAGGAGTGCATGAAAGCCAGTGATGCTGATCGACCCTGTCGCAAGCTGCACTTCAG acgAATTATCAATAAACACACTGATGAGTCTTTAGGTGACTGCTCTTTCCTTAATACATGTTTCCACATGGATACCTGCAAATATGTTCACTATGAAATTGACGCTTGCATGGATTCTGAGGCCCCTGGCAGCAAAGACCACACGCCAAGCCAGGAGCTTGCTCTTACACAGAGTGTCGGAGGTGATTCCAGTGCAGACCGACTCTTCCCACCTCAG TGGATCTGTTGTGATATCCGCTACCTGGACGTCAGTATCTTGGGCAAGTTTGCAGTTGTGATGGCTGACCCACCCTGGGATATTCACATGGAACTGCCCTATGGGACCCTGACAGATGATGAGATGCGCAGGCTCAACATACCCGTACTACAGGATGATGGCTTTCTCTTCCTCTGGGTCACAGGCAG GTATGAACGGGTAGATGAAATTATTTGGGTGAAGACAAATCAACTGCAACGCATCATTCGGACAGGCCGTACAGGTCACTGGTTGAACCATGGGAAGGAACACTGCTTG GTTGGTGTCAAAGGAAATCCCCAAGGCTTCAACCAGGGTCTGGATTGTGATGTGATCGTGGCTGAG GTTCGTTCCACCAGTCATAAACCAGATGAAATCTATGGCATGATCGAAAGACTATCTCCTGGCACTCGCAAGATTGAGTTATTTGGACGACCACACAACGTGCAACCCAACTG GATCACCCTTGGAAACCAACTGGATGGGATCCACCTACTAGACCCAGATGTGGTTGCACGGTTCAAGCAAAGGTACCCAGATGGTATCATCTCTAAACCTAAGAATTTATAG
- the METTL3 gene encoding N6-adenosine-methyltransferase catalytic subunit isoform X3 produces MSDTWSSIQAHKKQLDSLRERLQRRRKQDSGHLDLRNPEAALSPTFRSDSPVPTAPTSGGPKPSTASAVPELATDPELEKKLLHHLSDLALTLPTDAVSICLAISTPDAPATQDGVESLLQKFAAQELIEVKRGLLQDDAHPTLVTYADHSKLSAMMGAVAEKKGPGEVAGTVTGQKRRAEQDSTTVAAFASSLVSCLNSSASEPSKEPAKKSRKHAASDVDLEIESLLNQQSTKEQQSKKVSQEILELLNTTTAKEQSIVEKFRSRGRAQVQEFCDYGTKEECMKASDADRPCRKLHFRRIINKHTDESLGDCSFLNTCFHMDTCKYVHYEIDACMDSEAPGSKDHTPSQELALTQSVGGDSSADRLFPPQWICCDIRYLDVSILGKFAVVMADPPWDIHMELPYGTLTDDEMRRLNIPVLQDDGFLFLWVTGRAMELGRECLNLWGYERVDEIIWVKTNQLQRIIRTGRTGHWLNHGKEHCLVGVKGNPQGFNQGLDCDVIVAEVRSTSHKPDEIYGMIERLSPGTRKIELFGRPHNVQPNWITLGNQLDGIHLLDPDVVARFKQRYPDGIISKPKNL; encoded by the exons ATGTCGGACACGTGGAGCTCTATCCAGGCCCACAAGAAGCAGCTGGACTCTCTGCGGGAGAGGCTGCAGCGGAGGCGGAAGCAGGACTCGGGGCACTTGG ATCTACGGAATCCAGAGGCAGCATTGTCTCCAACCTTCCGTAGTGACAGCCCAGTGCCTACTGCACCCACCTCTGGTGGCCCTAAGCCCAGCACAGCTTCAGCAGTTCCTGAATTAGCTACAGATCCTGAGTTAGAGAAGAAGTTGCTACACCACCTCTCTGATCTGGCCTTAACATTGCCCACTGATGCTGTGTCCATCTGTCTTGCCATCTCCACG CCAGATGCTCCTGCCACTCAAGATGGGGTAGAAAGCCTCCTGCAGAAATTTGCAGCTCAGGAGTTGATTGAGGTAAAGCGAGGTCTCCTACAAGATGATGCACATCCTACTCTTGTGACCTATGCTGACCATTCCAAGCTCTCTGCCATGATGGGTGCTGTGGCAGAAAAGAAGGGCCCTGGGGAGGTAGCAGGGACTGTCACAGGGCAGAAGCGGCGTGCAGAACAGGACTCAACTACAGTAGCTGCCTTTGCCAGTTCGTTAGTCTCTTGTCTGAACTCTTCAGCATCGGAACCATCAAAGGAGCCAGCCAAGAAATCAAGGAAACATGCTGCCTCAGATGTTGATCTGGAGATAGAGAGCCTTCTGAACCAACAGTCCACTAAggaacaacagagcaagaag GTCAGTCAGGAGATCCTAGAGCTATTAAATACTACAACAGCCAAGGAACAATCCATTGTTGAAAAATTTCGCTCTCGAGGTCGGGCCCAAGTGCAAGAATTCTGTGACTATGGAACCAAGGAGGAGTGCATGAAAGCCAGTGATGCTGATCGACCCTGTCGCAAGCTGCACTTCAG acgAATTATCAATAAACACACTGATGAGTCTTTAGGTGACTGCTCTTTCCTTAATACATGTTTCCACATGGATACCTGCAAATATGTTCACTATGAAATTGACGCTTGCATGGATTCTGAGGCCCCTGGCAGCAAAGACCACACGCCAAGCCAGGAGCTTGCTCTTACACAGAGTGTCGGAGGTGATTCCAGTGCAGACCGACTCTTCCCACCTCAG TGGATCTGTTGTGATATCCGCTACCTGGACGTCAGTATCTTGGGCAAGTTTGCAGTTGTGATGGCTGACCCACCCTGGGATATTCACATGGAACTGCCCTATGGGACCCTGACAGATGATGAGATGCGCAGGCTCAACATACCCGTACTACAGGATGATGGCTTTCTCTTCCTCTGGGTCACAGGCAG GGCCATGGAGTTGGGGAGAGAATGTCTAAACCTCTGGGG GTATGAACGGGTAGATGAAATTATTTGGGTGAAGACAAATCAACTGCAACGCATCATTCGGACAGGCCGTACAGGTCACTGGTTGAACCATGGGAAGGAACACTGCTTG GTTGGTGTCAAAGGAAATCCCCAAGGCTTCAACCAGGGTCTGGATTGTGATGTGATCGTGGCTGAG GTTCGTTCCACCAGTCATAAACCAGATGAAATCTATGGCATGATCGAAAGACTATCTCCTGGCACTCGCAAGATTGAGTTATTTGGACGACCACACAACGTGCAACCCAACTG GATCACCCTTGGAAACCAACTGGATGGGATCCACCTACTAGACCCAGATGTGGTTGCACGGTTCAAGCAAAGGTACCCAGATGGTATCATCTCTAAACCTAAGAATTTATAG
- the METTL3 gene encoding N6-adenosine-methyltransferase catalytic subunit isoform X4, with product MSDTWSSIQAHKKQLDSLRERLQRRRKQDSGHLDLRNPEAALSPTFRSDSPVPTAPTSGGPKPSTASAVPELATDPELEKKLLHHLSDLALTLPTDAVSICLAISTPDAPATQDGVESLLQKFAAQELIEVKRGLLQDDAHPTLVTYADHSKLSAMMGAVAEKKGPGEVAGTVTGQKRRAEQDSTTVAAFASSLVSCLNSSASEPSKEPAKKSRKHAASDVDLEIESLLNQQSTKEQQSKKVSQEILELLNTTTAKEQSIVEKFRSRGRAQVQEFCDYGTKEECMKASDADRPCRKLHFRRIINKHTDESLGDCSFLNTCFHMDTCKYVHYEIDACMDSEAPGSKDHTPSQELALTQSVGGDSSADRLFPPQWICCDIRYLDVSILGKFAVVMADPPWDIHMELPYGTLTDDEMRRLNIPVLQDDGFLFLWVTGRYERVDEIIWVKTNQLQRIIRTGRTGHWLNHGKEHCLVGVKGNPQGFNQGLDCDVIVAEVRSTSHKPDEIYGMIERLSPGTRKIELFGRPHNVQPNWITLGNQLDGIHLLDPDVVARFKQRYPDGIISKPKNL from the exons ATGTCGGACACGTGGAGCTCTATCCAGGCCCACAAGAAGCAGCTGGACTCTCTGCGGGAGAGGCTGCAGCGGAGGCGGAAGCAGGACTCGGGGCACTTGG ATCTACGGAATCCAGAGGCAGCATTGTCTCCAACCTTCCGTAGTGACAGCCCAGTGCCTACTGCACCCACCTCTGGTGGCCCTAAGCCCAGCACAGCTTCAGCAGTTCCTGAATTAGCTACAGATCCTGAGTTAGAGAAGAAGTTGCTACACCACCTCTCTGATCTGGCCTTAACATTGCCCACTGATGCTGTGTCCATCTGTCTTGCCATCTCCACG CCAGATGCTCCTGCCACTCAAGATGGGGTAGAAAGCCTCCTGCAGAAATTTGCAGCTCAGGAGTTGATTGAGGTAAAGCGAGGTCTCCTACAAGATGATGCACATCCTACTCTTGTGACCTATGCTGACCATTCCAAGCTCTCTGCCATGATGGGTGCTGTGGCAGAAAAGAAGGGCCCTGGGGAGGTAGCAGGGACTGTCACAGGGCAGAAGCGGCGTGCAGAACAGGACTCAACTACAGTAGCTGCCTTTGCCAGTTCGTTAGTCTCTTGTCTGAACTCTTCAGCATCGGAACCATCAAAGGAGCCAGCCAAGAAATCAAGGAAACATGCTGCCTCAGATGTTGATCTGGAGATAGAGAGCCTTCTGAACCAACAGTCCACTAAggaacaacagagcaagaag GTCAGTCAGGAGATCCTAGAGCTATTAAATACTACAACAGCCAAGGAACAATCCATTGTTGAAAAATTTCGCTCTCGAGGTCGGGCCCAAGTGCAAGAATTCTGTGACTATGGAACCAAGGAGGAGTGCATGAAAGCCAGTGATGCTGATCGACCCTGTCGCAAGCTGCACTTCAG acgAATTATCAATAAACACACTGATGAGTCTTTAGGTGACTGCTCTTTCCTTAATACATGTTTCCACATGGATACCTGCAAATATGTTCACTATGAAATTGACGCTTGCATGGATTCTGAGGCCCCTGGCAGCAAAGACCACACGCCAAGCCAGGAGCTTGCTCTTACACAGAGTGTCGGAGGTGATTCCAGTGCAGACCGACTCTTCCCACCTCAG TGGATCTGTTGTGATATCCGCTACCTGGACGTCAGTATCTTGGGCAAGTTTGCAGTTGTGATGGCTGACCCACCCTGGGATATTCACATGGAACTGCCCTATGGGACCCTGACAGATGATGAGATGCGCAGGCTCAACATACCCGTACTACAGGATGATGGCTTTCTCTTCCTCTGGGTCACAGGCAG GTATGAACGGGTAGATGAAATTATTTGGGTGAAGACAAATCAACTGCAACGCATCATTCGGACAGGCCGTACAGGTCACTGGTTGAACCATGGGAAGGAACACTGCTTG GTTGGTGTCAAAGGAAATCCCCAAGGCTTCAACCAGGGTCTGGATTGTGATGTGATCGTGGCTGAG GTTCGTTCCACCAGTCATAAACCAGATGAAATCTATGGCATGATCGAAAGACTATCTCCTGGCACTCGCAAGATTGAGTTATTTGGACGACCACACAACGTGCAACCCAACTG GATCACCCTTGGAAACCAACTGGATGGGATCCACCTACTAGACCCAGATGTGGTTGCACGGTTCAAGCAAAGGTACCCAGATGGTATCATCTCTAAACCTAAGAATTTATAG